In Clostridium swellfunianum, a genomic segment contains:
- a CDS encoding condensation domain-containing protein: protein MEIKYYDLTSAQQLLFFSQKYTIRKQVNNVCTSAVLDAELDFNVLRKAVQKAYERNDALRVHIVKLGKEMKQYFAEYEEPNIEYLDFSGKTLEKMEKKLHKIAKKRITVFGKQMSKVYMLRTYDGKCGLYFVVSHMIMDSWAITTFFKDVLSIYNSMVKGTEMPKPINSYEDLLIKELNYRNTASYKRSREFFEKMFTEDEPIYTSINGYEVLEKCRKKKKNLSLRYAFSGLDSLIFTKARNTMLQVPKELVQKMESFCEANKLTMQSLVLLAIRSYFSKINRNEKDISLHTVVARRGSIAEKNAGGTRVHFLPFRTIIEESDTFKEACETISEKQNSIYRHADMDPLEVMGMWKKAYNIPQAGTYLGASITFQPVKLVSPDGINIETKWYSNGTASQPIYFTVMDGDGTGALKMYYEYQTSKVSTDTITRMHSYMLKVLEEGVTKEDITIGDILKLE, encoded by the coding sequence ATGGAAATAAAGTATTATGACTTAACTTCAGCTCAGCAGCTGTTATTCTTCAGCCAAAAGTATACAATCCGTAAACAAGTAAATAATGTTTGTACCTCAGCGGTGTTAGATGCAGAACTTGATTTTAATGTGCTTAGAAAAGCTGTACAAAAGGCCTATGAAAGAAATGATGCATTAAGGGTTCACATAGTAAAGCTTGGAAAAGAAATGAAGCAGTATTTTGCTGAGTATGAGGAGCCTAATATAGAGTATCTTGACTTTAGTGGAAAGACCTTAGAAAAGATGGAAAAGAAGCTTCATAAAATTGCTAAAAAGCGAATTACTGTTTTCGGCAAACAAATGAGCAAGGTATATATGCTCAGGACCTATGACGGAAAATGTGGCTTGTATTTTGTAGTAAGCCACATGATTATGGACTCCTGGGCAATAACTACATTTTTTAAGGATGTTTTATCTATTTATAATTCAATGGTAAAGGGCACTGAAATGCCTAAACCTATAAATTCCTATGAAGACCTGTTAATTAAGGAATTAAACTACAGAAATACAGCATCTTATAAGAGAAGTAGAGAGTTTTTTGAAAAAATGTTTACTGAGGATGAGCCAATATATACAAGTATAAATGGATATGAGGTACTAGAAAAATGCCGCAAGAAAAAGAAAAATCTAAGCTTAAGGTATGCATTTTCAGGGCTTGACAGTCTTATTTTTACAAAGGCTAGAAATACTATGCTGCAAGTTCCTAAGGAACTGGTGCAGAAAATGGAAAGCTTCTGTGAAGCTAATAAGCTTACAATGCAATCTTTGGTTCTTTTAGCTATCAGGAGTTATTTTTCAAAGATAAATAGAAATGAGAAGGATATTAGTTTGCATACTGTAGTGGCAAGAAGAGGCAGCATAGCTGAAAAGAATGCAGGAGGAACCAGAGTTCATTTTTTGCCCTTTAGAACAATTATTGAAGAAAGTGATACCTTTAAAGAAGCCTGTGAAACTATAAGTGAAAAGCAAAATTCAATTTATAGACACGCAGATATGGACCCACTTGAAGTTATGGGTATGTGGAAAAAGGCATATAATATACCTCAAGCAGGAACTTATCTTGGTGCATCAATAACCTTTCAGCCAGTAAAACTGGTATCTCCGGACGGAATTAATATTGAAACCAAGTGGTACAGTAATGGAACTGCATCTCAACCAATATATTTCACAGTCATGGATGGAGATGGAACAGGAGCATTGAAAATGTACTATGAATATCAAACTAGTAAGGTTTCTACTGATACTATAACGAGAATGCATTCTTACATGCTAAAGGTGCTGGAGGAAGGGGTAACTAAGGAAGACATTACCATAGGAGATATATTAAAACTTGAATAA